The following are from one region of the Rissa tridactyla isolate bRisTri1 chromosome 10, bRisTri1.patW.cur.20221130, whole genome shotgun sequence genome:
- the IL17RC gene encoding interleukin-17 receptor C isoform X2 — protein sequence MCGLGRRRLLLLLLLLLAVGTADGHGVPRDTLACSQGLACRLLDTDVLCGTELPGLGHGLALARLRLVPVLRCSGPAACSPCLEVRLRLALPPATGTGTGQPRRPAPSGIPAAEDSYEGGRWSPVDEAASSQPNITGLLLLSGHAYASSRCVAVEVQASPAPALPGRPLGWVTFRCFEAPLGSELRVTAYTNSRGRRRLSQWQWVPDCSWPAAQAAVPQCQVPRLEVLPGPKEVVVQVQGATAGHSYTLRLYHNQSHGASGSGRTVTAVWPETQDPPRATLCPFSHDVEAWERLWARSQLVLHNEGQALTSSLSAPCDLPAELVPCWQPEPDGPCQALPGLQQPAVGQGPQEFGGLRFHPNLCVQVWSGRQVRLTQCLRDRALPGRADDLLLLQHRGNASLCALERGTCTPLASFTRTGVGRPGLLERELRRDVVAGHCRQIRHPENGTGVTLWACPLHKYLRARWALAWMGVLLGASCLLLLLLLMKEDVKGWLKSLRADYRSEGPLRGRRALLVHAAEPAAERAACALTAALRPLGLAVSAAPGGGSGVAAWGPLPWLHAQHRRVLRDGGTIILLLSPAAVAAARRWDAGAGDVPGAGEAFSIPGPRHVPGPDDDVSAVAPCEAFAAALSCTVPALAAGSGRYVVARLEALVPAVPPALRAAPAFALPSEMGGFLRALAGAGRRRGRWPEPYVAAVAEGLRRALGQ from the exons atgtGCGGGTTGGGACGGCGGcggctactgctgctgctgctgctgctgctggccgtGGGGACGGCGGATGGGCACGGGGTCCCCCGCGATACCCTGGCTTGCTCCCAG GGCCTCGCCTGCCGCCTCCTGG ACACCGACGTGCTGTGCGGGACGGAGCTGCCGGGGCTCGGCCACGGGCTGGCCCTGGCTCGGCTGCGGCTGGTGCCGGTGCTGCGCTGCAGCGGGCCCGCGGCCTGCTCGCCCTGCCTGGAGGTGCGCCTGCGCCTCGCCCTGCCACCCGCCACTGGCACCGGCAccggccagccccgccgccccgcgccctcGGGCATCCCTGCAGCCGAGGACAGCTATGAGGGGGGACGGTGGTCACCGGTGGATGAGGCTGCCTCGTCCCAGCCCAACATCaccgggctgctgctgctctccggGCACGCCTACGCCTCCTCCCGCTGCGTGGCCGTGGAGGTCCAGGCATCCCCAGCCCCTGCGCTGCCTGGCCGGCCCCTG ggctgggtgaCCTTCCGGTGCTTCGAGGCGCCGCTGGGCTCCGAGCTCCGCGTCACGGCGTACACCAACTCCCGCGGCCGCCGGAGGCTGAGTCAGTGGCAGTGGGTGCCAG ACTGCTCGTGGCCCGCGGCACAGGCGGCTGTCCCACAGTGCCAAG TGCCCAGGCTGGAGGTCCTCCCGGGGCCGAAGGAGGTGGTCGTGCAGGTGCAGGGGGCTACGGCGGGGCACAGTTACACCCTGCGGCTCTACCACAACCAGAGCCACGGCGCCAGCGGGTCAGGGCGCACGGTGACCGCG GTCTGGCCAGAGACCCAGGACCCACCGCGGGCCACCCTGTGCCCCTTCTCCCATG ACGTGGAGGCTTGGGAGCGGCTGTGGGCCCGCAGCCAGCTGGTCCTGCACAACGAGGGACAGGCGCTGACCTCTTCCCTCTCGGCCCCCTGCGACCTCCCGGCTGAGCTGGTGCCCTGCTGGCAGCCAGAGCCTGACGGACCCTGCCAAGCCCTGCCCGGCCTGCAGCAGCCCGCCGTGGGGCAG GGACCCCAGGAGTTTGGGGGGCTGCGATTCCATCCCAACCTCTGCGTGCAG GTGTGGAGCGGCAGACAGGTCCGGCTGACCCAGTGCCTGCGGGACA GAGCACTGCCTGGCCGTGCCGATGaccttctgctgctgcagcataGGGGGAATGCCTCACTGTGTGCCCTGGAGCGAGGCACCTGCACACCCCTTGCCAGCTTCACCCGCACG GGAGTCGGGCGCCCGGGGCTGCTGGAGCGGGAGCTGCGGCGGGACGTGGTGGCAGGGCACTGCAGGCAG aTCCGGCACCCTGAGAACGGCACTGGAGTCACGCTCTGGGCCTGTCCCCTGCACAAGT ACCTTCGTGCCCGCTGGGCGCTGGCGTGgatgggggtgctgctgggggcctcttgcctcctgctcctgctcctgctgatgAAGGAGGATGTGAAAG gctGGCTGAAGTCCCTGAGGGCTGACTACCGCTCCGAGG GCCCGCTGCGAGGCCGGCGGGCGCTGCTGGTGCACGCGGCAGAGCCAGCGGCGGAGCGAGCGGCGTGCGCCTTGACGGCGGCCCTGCGCCCGCTGGGGCTGGCGGTGTCGGCAGCACCGGGAGGCGGCAGCGGGGTCGCGGCGTGGGGGCCACTGCCATGGCTGCATGCCCAGCACCGGCGGGTGCTGCGTGACGGTGGCaccatcatcctcctcctctccccggcGGCTGTGGCCGCCGCACGGCGATGGGACGCTGGGGCCGGGGACGTGCCGGGGGCTGGGGAAGCTTTCAGCATCCCTGGCCCCCGGCACGTCCCGGGCCCCGATGATGATGTCTCAGCTGTAGCACCCTGCGAAGCCTTCGCAGCGGCTCTGTCCTGCACTGTGCCAGCgctggcggcgggcagcgggcgcTATGTGGTGGCCCGGCTTGAAGCCTTGGTGCCAGCAGTGCCGCCGGCGCtgcgggcagcccctgcctttgccctgCCCAGCGAAATGGGGGGCTTCCTGCGGGCACTGGCAGGAGCGGGCCGTCGGCGGGGCCGGTGGCCGGAGCCGTACGTGGCGGCGGTGGCCGAGGGGCTGCGGCGGGCGCTGGGGCAATAA
- the IL17RC gene encoding interleukin-17 receptor C isoform X1: MCGLGRRRLLLLLLLLLAVGTADGHGVPRDTLACSQGLACRLLDTDVLCGTELPGLGHGLALARLRLVPVLRCSGPAACSPCLEVRLRLALPPATGTGTGQPRRPAPSGIPAAEDSYEGGRWSPVDEAASSQPNITGLLLLSGHAYASSRCVAVEVQASPAPALPGRPLGWVTFRCFEAPLGSELRVTAYTNSRGRRRLSQWQWVPDCSWPAAQAAVPQCQVPRLEVLPGPKEVVVQVQGATAGHSYTLRLYHNQSHGASGSGRTVTASGSMNYSLPADEVLPCLCLQVWPETQDPPRATLCPFSHDVEAWERLWARSQLVLHNEGQALTSSLSAPCDLPAELVPCWQPEPDGPCQALPGLQQPAVGQGPQEFGGLRFHPNLCVQVWSGRQVRLTQCLRDRALPGRADDLLLLQHRGNASLCALERGTCTPLASFTRTGVGRPGLLERELRRDVVAGHCRQIRHPENGTGVTLWACPLHKYLRARWALAWMGVLLGASCLLLLLLLMKEDVKGWLKSLRADYRSEGPLRGRRALLVHAAEPAAERAACALTAALRPLGLAVSAAPGGGSGVAAWGPLPWLHAQHRRVLRDGGTIILLLSPAAVAAARRWDAGAGDVPGAGEAFSIPGPRHVPGPDDDVSAVAPCEAFAAALSCTVPALAAGSGRYVVARLEALVPAVPPALRAAPAFALPSEMGGFLRALAGAGRRRGRWPEPYVAAVAEGLRRALGQ; the protein is encoded by the exons atgtGCGGGTTGGGACGGCGGcggctactgctgctgctgctgctgctgctggccgtGGGGACGGCGGATGGGCACGGGGTCCCCCGCGATACCCTGGCTTGCTCCCAG GGCCTCGCCTGCCGCCTCCTGG ACACCGACGTGCTGTGCGGGACGGAGCTGCCGGGGCTCGGCCACGGGCTGGCCCTGGCTCGGCTGCGGCTGGTGCCGGTGCTGCGCTGCAGCGGGCCCGCGGCCTGCTCGCCCTGCCTGGAGGTGCGCCTGCGCCTCGCCCTGCCACCCGCCACTGGCACCGGCAccggccagccccgccgccccgcgccctcGGGCATCCCTGCAGCCGAGGACAGCTATGAGGGGGGACGGTGGTCACCGGTGGATGAGGCTGCCTCGTCCCAGCCCAACATCaccgggctgctgctgctctccggGCACGCCTACGCCTCCTCCCGCTGCGTGGCCGTGGAGGTCCAGGCATCCCCAGCCCCTGCGCTGCCTGGCCGGCCCCTG ggctgggtgaCCTTCCGGTGCTTCGAGGCGCCGCTGGGCTCCGAGCTCCGCGTCACGGCGTACACCAACTCCCGCGGCCGCCGGAGGCTGAGTCAGTGGCAGTGGGTGCCAG ACTGCTCGTGGCCCGCGGCACAGGCGGCTGTCCCACAGTGCCAAG TGCCCAGGCTGGAGGTCCTCCCGGGGCCGAAGGAGGTGGTCGTGCAGGTGCAGGGGGCTACGGCGGGGCACAGTTACACCCTGCGGCTCTACCACAACCAGAGCCACGGCGCCAGCGGGTCAGGGCGCACGGTGACCGCG AGTGGCTCCATGAACTACAGCCTGCCGGCCGACGAGGTgctgccctgcctctgcctgcag GTCTGGCCAGAGACCCAGGACCCACCGCGGGCCACCCTGTGCCCCTTCTCCCATG ACGTGGAGGCTTGGGAGCGGCTGTGGGCCCGCAGCCAGCTGGTCCTGCACAACGAGGGACAGGCGCTGACCTCTTCCCTCTCGGCCCCCTGCGACCTCCCGGCTGAGCTGGTGCCCTGCTGGCAGCCAGAGCCTGACGGACCCTGCCAAGCCCTGCCCGGCCTGCAGCAGCCCGCCGTGGGGCAG GGACCCCAGGAGTTTGGGGGGCTGCGATTCCATCCCAACCTCTGCGTGCAG GTGTGGAGCGGCAGACAGGTCCGGCTGACCCAGTGCCTGCGGGACA GAGCACTGCCTGGCCGTGCCGATGaccttctgctgctgcagcataGGGGGAATGCCTCACTGTGTGCCCTGGAGCGAGGCACCTGCACACCCCTTGCCAGCTTCACCCGCACG GGAGTCGGGCGCCCGGGGCTGCTGGAGCGGGAGCTGCGGCGGGACGTGGTGGCAGGGCACTGCAGGCAG aTCCGGCACCCTGAGAACGGCACTGGAGTCACGCTCTGGGCCTGTCCCCTGCACAAGT ACCTTCGTGCCCGCTGGGCGCTGGCGTGgatgggggtgctgctgggggcctcttgcctcctgctcctgctcctgctgatgAAGGAGGATGTGAAAG gctGGCTGAAGTCCCTGAGGGCTGACTACCGCTCCGAGG GCCCGCTGCGAGGCCGGCGGGCGCTGCTGGTGCACGCGGCAGAGCCAGCGGCGGAGCGAGCGGCGTGCGCCTTGACGGCGGCCCTGCGCCCGCTGGGGCTGGCGGTGTCGGCAGCACCGGGAGGCGGCAGCGGGGTCGCGGCGTGGGGGCCACTGCCATGGCTGCATGCCCAGCACCGGCGGGTGCTGCGTGACGGTGGCaccatcatcctcctcctctccccggcGGCTGTGGCCGCCGCACGGCGATGGGACGCTGGGGCCGGGGACGTGCCGGGGGCTGGGGAAGCTTTCAGCATCCCTGGCCCCCGGCACGTCCCGGGCCCCGATGATGATGTCTCAGCTGTAGCACCCTGCGAAGCCTTCGCAGCGGCTCTGTCCTGCACTGTGCCAGCgctggcggcgggcagcgggcgcTATGTGGTGGCCCGGCTTGAAGCCTTGGTGCCAGCAGTGCCGCCGGCGCtgcgggcagcccctgcctttgccctgCCCAGCGAAATGGGGGGCTTCCTGCGGGCACTGGCAGGAGCGGGCCGTCGGCGGGGCCGGTGGCCGGAGCCGTACGTGGCGGCGGTGGCCGAGGGGCTGCGGCGGGCGCTGGGGCAATAA